The proteins below come from a single Carnobacterium divergens DSM 20623 genomic window:
- a CDS encoding GNAT family N-acetyltransferase has protein sequence METVLCHLQELTDQQIQAIQTLESAQQKENLYYKLDPKAFEKKSPHYQHFLYFEDTELRGYLSASTFDGVEIEASILTNNNQEIAITLIDSLVSYAKEQEMKRILFISDRKDPIIPDLIKKYAGAFSFTEYRLNFDPANFNQADYSPLVLQSASQEDRKLLYRLDHEGFSPQDKLIYDQKKIETLEIEGNYIAYLDNEIVGKIKLDHFQGIIGIYAVVIASEWQGQGLGRALLNQGIQLALNQTFQKLYLEVDSQNARALKLYLSAGFYQEAIFDYYELDL, from the coding sequence TTGGAAACTGTATTATGCCATCTGCAAGAATTAACAGATCAACAAATTCAAGCAATCCAAACACTTGAATCAGCACAACAAAAAGAAAACCTTTATTATAAATTAGATCCTAAAGCTTTTGAAAAAAAATCCCCTCATTATCAACATTTTCTTTATTTTGAAGATACTGAACTTAGAGGCTACTTATCCGCAAGTACTTTTGATGGAGTTGAAATTGAAGCGAGTATTTTAACTAATAACAATCAAGAAATTGCTATAACTCTTATTGATTCCTTAGTAAGCTATGCTAAAGAACAAGAAATGAAAAGAATTCTATTTATTTCGGATCGAAAAGATCCTATCATTCCTGATTTAATTAAAAAATATGCTGGGGCTTTCTCGTTTACAGAATATCGTTTAAATTTTGATCCAGCTAATTTTAATCAAGCGGATTACTCCCCTTTGGTTCTTCAATCGGCTAGTCAAGAAGATCGAAAACTACTCTATCGTCTTGATCATGAAGGTTTTTCACCTCAGGATAAACTAATTTATGACCAAAAAAAAATAGAGACTCTTGAAATTGAAGGAAATTATATCGCCTATTTAGATAATGAAATTGTAGGAAAAATTAAATTAGACCATTTTCAAGGAATTATTGGGATTTACGCAGTGGTCATTGCAAGCGAATGGCAAGGACAAGGATTGGGACGTGCTCTACTAAATCAAGGGATTCAACTTGCGCTTAACCAAACGTTTCAAAAACTTTACCTTGAAGTGGATAGCCAAAATGCCCGTGCTTTAAAATTGTACTTATCGGCAGGTTTTTACCAAGAAGCAATCTTTGATTACTATGAATTAGATTTATAA
- a CDS encoding organic hydroperoxide resistance protein, which yields MSESKKLYQAKAINTGGRNGESRLPDGSFSVRVSTPKEMGGKGQGSNPEQLFALGYSACFNSALEHIMGQQKISGKSKVYVTVDLVSDPVDNGFKLASEIQVAIEGHDLETVQDLADKAHAFCPYSKATKGNIDISVTAVAYEE from the coding sequence ATGTCAGAATCAAAAAAACTTTATCAAGCAAAAGCTATCAACACTGGTGGCCGTAATGGTGAGAGTCGTTTACCTGATGGTTCTTTTTCAGTTCGTGTTTCTACTCCAAAAGAAATGGGAGGAAAAGGACAAGGAAGTAACCCTGAACAATTATTTGCTTTAGGTTATAGCGCTTGTTTCAATTCTGCCTTGGAACATATTATGGGCCAACAAAAAATTTCTGGAAAATCAAAAGTCTACGTTACAGTTGATTTAGTAAGTGATCCAGTCGACAATGGTTTTAAATTAGCTAGTGAAATTCAAGTAGCAATTGAAGGCCATGACTTAGAAACTGTTCAAGATTTAGCGGATAAAGCACATGCTTTTTGTCCTTATTCAAAGGCAACTAAGGGAAATATCGATATCTCAGTTACTGCTGTTGCTTACGAAGAATAG
- a CDS encoding NUDIX hydrolase, whose product MLVKRFGTRIEEVSYTVRVGVYALIFDETRENLMIVSPPNGAYLLPGGEIETGETKEETLHREVMEELGFTVSIGTYLGEAEDFYYSTFRKKHYHNPGYFYVVESYQKVSEPLEDFNKLYWLPIKEAHRLLKRGSHKWAIETYLAQHGLSIH is encoded by the coding sequence ATGTTAGTCAAACGATTTGGAACTAGAATTGAAGAAGTGTCTTACACAGTTCGAGTGGGAGTCTATGCATTAATTTTTGACGAAACACGTGAAAATTTAATGATTGTTTCACCACCTAATGGTGCGTATTTATTACCAGGTGGGGAAATTGAAACAGGTGAGACAAAGGAAGAGACGTTGCATAGAGAAGTAATGGAAGAGCTTGGTTTTACAGTATCCATAGGTACATATCTCGGTGAAGCAGAGGATTTCTACTACTCGACGTTTCGCAAAAAACATTATCATAATCCAGGCTATTTTTATGTAGTGGAATCTTATCAAAAAGTGAGTGAGCCTTTGGAAGATTTTAACAAACTTTATTGGTTGCCAATCAAAGAAGCTCACCGCCTTTTAAAAAGAGGCAGTCATAAATGGGCAATTGAAACGTATCTTGCACAACATGGTTTAAGCATCCATTAA
- a CDS encoding YdcF family protein gives MFFLYLNVVVFLVFALSYWQDRRKIINGFLFNCFLFSVFITLLYFSFTTYNRVLVMISLVFLVILGLIGVFGAFALMVASFVNARILIKKEGARFSNFLTLFLGLAILGLLVLSSTILANYLPEFMKDITGFLILLFLYFLFNFMNFFIASFIYQIYRPRLDKDFIIVLGSGLIDGYIVPPLLQNRINVAMNFYFKQSKAHRPPKLLFSGGQGGDEKIPEAVAMQQYALKNGIPLEDTLLEDQSVNTLENMVFSKKIMDSLKGDNQYKSLFATNNFHLFRAGIYAKRAGLTSQGIGSKTAFYYWPNAMIREFIAILALYKKWHLAVIIVMALITIALSIIGYFFT, from the coding sequence TTGTTTTTTTTGTATCTTAATGTAGTTGTATTTTTAGTTTTTGCTCTTTCTTATTGGCAAGATCGGCGTAAGATTATCAACGGATTTTTATTTAATTGTTTCTTATTTTCAGTTTTTATTACCTTACTCTACTTTAGTTTTACAACCTATAATCGAGTTTTAGTGATGATTTCATTAGTCTTTTTAGTCATCTTGGGATTGATTGGTGTCTTTGGAGCCTTCGCGTTAATGGTGGCCTCTTTTGTAAATGCTCGTATTTTGATAAAAAAAGAAGGGGCTCGTTTTTCAAATTTTTTAACGTTATTTTTAGGTCTTGCGATTTTAGGTTTGTTAGTTCTCTCATCAACTATCTTGGCAAACTATTTACCTGAATTTATGAAGGATATTACTGGATTTTTAATTTTATTGTTCTTATATTTTTTATTCAATTTTATGAACTTTTTCATCGCCTCATTTATTTATCAAATTTATCGTCCAAGATTAGATAAAGATTTTATTATTGTTTTAGGCAGTGGATTAATTGACGGGTATATCGTCCCACCTCTGCTGCAAAATCGAATTAATGTCGCAATGAATTTTTATTTTAAGCAATCGAAGGCCCACAGGCCACCTAAACTTTTGTTTTCAGGCGGACAAGGTGGGGATGAAAAAATACCTGAAGCTGTAGCGATGCAACAGTATGCATTAAAAAACGGGATTCCTCTTGAAGATACTTTACTAGAGGATCAATCTGTTAATACTTTAGAAAATATGGTTTTTTCAAAAAAAATCATGGATAGTTTAAAGGGTGACAATCAGTACAAAAGCTTATTTGCCACTAATAATTTCCATCTTTTTAGAGCTGGAATATACGCTAAACGTGCTGGCTTAACTAGTCAAGGGATTGGTTCGAAAACAGCTTTTTATTATTGGCCTAATGCAATGATTCGTGAATTTATTGCTATTCTTGCGTTATATAAAAAATGGCATCTCGCTGTCATTATCGTCATGGCGCTGATAACTATCGCATTAAGCATTATTGGTTATTTTTTTACATGA
- a CDS encoding folate family ECF transporter S component: protein MFKKKLDAKTIATMGLLMALQLVLTRFVSIETPIVRIGFDFLPIAIMGMLFGPWLSGVAVAMTDIIGISLFARTAPFFPGFTLSAFLTAAVYGLFLYKKPKTLLRVALAVITVTIVINLGLNTLWLSMIYDKAMIVIFPARILQNLIMTPIQIALLYFVVRSNILTKTIGIDSTK, encoded by the coding sequence ATGTTCAAAAAAAAGTTAGACGCAAAAACAATTGCAACAATGGGTTTATTAATGGCTTTACAGCTAGTTTTAACCCGATTTGTTTCGATTGAGACCCCAATTGTTCGAATTGGATTTGATTTTTTACCCATTGCTATTATGGGGATGCTTTTTGGTCCTTGGTTATCTGGCGTTGCGGTTGCAATGACCGATATTATTGGGATTTCACTATTTGCTAGAACAGCACCATTTTTCCCTGGATTTACATTATCGGCCTTTTTAACGGCAGCAGTTTATGGACTCTTTTTATACAAAAAGCCTAAAACTTTATTACGTGTGGCGTTAGCAGTTATTACGGTGACAATCGTGATTAATTTAGGGCTCAATACACTTTGGTTGTCGATGATTTACGACAAGGCAATGATTGTAATTTTTCCAGCTAGAATTCTTCAAAATTTGATTATGACACCTATTCAGATTGCTTTATTGTATTTTGTTGTTCGCAGCAACATTTTAACTAAAACAATAGGCATTGATTCAACTAAATAA
- a CDS encoding methionine ABC transporter ATP-binding protein yields the protein MIQLEQVSVTFKTKDQQITAVEQVDLTVEKGDVFGIVGYSGAGKSTLVRTINLLQRPTSGKVIVADRDLLSLTPKELRTARKKIGMIFQHFNLMASRTIADNVAYPLKHSSLSKKELSEKVSGLLELVGLSDKHNAYPSQLSGGQKQRVAIARALANDPEVLLCDEATSALDPKTTSSILALLKELNRKLNLTIVIITHEMQVVKEICTKVAVMEKGRVVEEGNLVQIFTQPRKPITKDFINTATHVDQGLETILTHPSLLDLQPNDILAKVSYVGATTSEPLIAHLYSQFTISTNILFGNIEILQDTPIGNLIVIFSGEKIKSNQALAYLVSKDIKVEIIEHQQNVISLPRKQKIS from the coding sequence ATGATTCAATTGGAACAAGTAAGTGTCACATTCAAAACAAAGGATCAACAAATTACTGCTGTTGAGCAAGTTGACTTAACTGTTGAAAAAGGCGATGTCTTTGGAATTGTCGGTTATAGTGGGGCTGGAAAAAGTACGCTCGTCAGAACCATCAACCTGCTCCAACGTCCAACTAGCGGAAAAGTAATCGTTGCTGACCGCGATCTTTTAAGCCTCACTCCTAAAGAACTTCGAACGGCACGTAAAAAAATAGGCATGATTTTTCAACATTTTAATTTAATGGCTTCTCGAACAATTGCTGATAATGTGGCTTATCCTTTAAAACATTCATCATTATCAAAAAAAGAGCTGAGTGAAAAAGTCTCTGGTCTACTTGAATTGGTTGGTTTATCAGATAAACATAACGCGTATCCTTCCCAACTTTCAGGAGGACAAAAACAACGTGTTGCCATTGCTAGAGCTTTAGCAAATGATCCTGAGGTTCTCCTTTGTGATGAGGCTACTAGCGCGTTGGATCCCAAAACAACGTCATCAATCTTAGCGCTTTTAAAGGAGCTCAATCGAAAATTAAATTTGACGATTGTGATTATCACTCATGAAATGCAAGTTGTAAAAGAAATTTGCACTAAAGTTGCGGTAATGGAAAAAGGTCGCGTCGTTGAAGAAGGAAATTTAGTCCAAATTTTTACCCAGCCTAGAAAACCCATCACTAAAGATTTTATTAATACTGCGACTCATGTAGATCAAGGATTAGAAACTATTTTAACCCATCCTAGTTTGTTGGATTTACAGCCGAACGACATTCTTGCGAAAGTTTCTTATGTAGGTGCTACAACAAGTGAACCTTTGATTGCTCATCTCTATTCTCAATTTACAATTTCGACCAATATTTTATTTGGCAATATTGAAATTTTACAAGACACTCCGATTGGGAATTTAATTGTTATCTTTTCAGGGGAAAAAATCAAAAGTAATCAAGCACTCGCTTATCTGGTTTCTAAAGATATTAAAGTCGAAATAATTGAACATCAACAAAACGTTATTTCGTTGCCACGCAAACAAAAAATTAGTTGA
- a CDS encoding methionine ABC transporter permease, which translates to MLDSLASYFKNIPPLKEEFIESTIQTLYMVSVTAIIAGILGIILGVILVVTDANGILENRGIYTTLDKIINVFRSIPFIIMLAVIVPFTRLLVGTSIGTTAAIVPLVIGTVPFFARQIQNALVEVDSGVVEAAQAMGSSPLEIIFRVYLKEGLNGIIRASSVTIINLIGLTAMAGAIGGGGLGNLAISKGYNRFQNDVTLVATLIILILVFISQFIGNFLIKRTSHS; encoded by the coding sequence ATGTTGGATTCATTAGCTAGCTATTTTAAAAATATTCCCCCTTTAAAAGAGGAATTTATTGAAAGTACGATTCAAACGTTATACATGGTCAGCGTTACAGCCATTATTGCAGGAATTTTAGGAATTATCTTAGGGGTAATCTTAGTTGTAACAGATGCTAATGGAATTCTAGAAAATAGAGGAATTTACACCACTCTAGATAAAATCATTAATGTCTTTCGGTCAATTCCATTTATTATTATGTTAGCCGTTATCGTCCCATTTACACGCTTACTAGTAGGAACTTCCATTGGCACCACAGCAGCAATTGTTCCTCTTGTTATTGGAACGGTTCCCTTTTTTGCTAGACAAATTCAAAACGCCTTAGTGGAAGTTGACTCTGGCGTGGTTGAAGCAGCTCAAGCGATGGGGTCTAGTCCTTTAGAAATTATTTTCCGCGTTTATCTAAAAGAAGGGTTAAATGGTATTATTCGCGCTTCTTCAGTAACCATTATTAATTTAATCGGACTAACTGCCATGGCTGGAGCAATTGGAGGCGGTGGATTGGGAAATTTAGCTATTTCAAAAGGATACAATCGATTCCAAAATGATGTCACGCTCGTGGCAACTTTAATCATTTTAATTTTAGTCTTTATTAGTCAATTTATCGGAAATTTCTTAATTAAACGAACAAGCCATTCTTAA
- a CDS encoding MetQ/NlpA family ABC transporter substrate-binding protein — MKTIKKLTISTLLILGAFFITACGGTQAKEKTTTVKLGVVGDDSDVWDDVKERLKKDNIQLEIVKFTDYTQPNAALNEGEIDLNSFQHQIFLDSYNKDHGTDLVPIGETVIAPLGIYSEKIKDVKELKKGDIVAIPNDVTNGGRALLLLQTAGLIKVDPAAKQTPTVKDITENKLDLEIKELDAAQTARALSDTTVSLINSGMAVDAGFVPNKDAIFLEPVNETSKPYINIIVAKKKDKDNSIYQKIVKAYQSPETVKLLEKTTKGSSTPVWEDAKK; from the coding sequence ATGAAAACAATAAAAAAATTAACGATTTCTACTTTACTAATTTTAGGTGCTTTCTTCATTACCGCATGTGGCGGTACGCAAGCAAAAGAAAAAACGACTACTGTCAAACTAGGTGTTGTTGGAGATGATTCTGATGTTTGGGATGACGTTAAAGAGCGTTTAAAGAAAGACAATATTCAATTAGAAATTGTAAAATTCACGGATTACACACAACCGAATGCCGCTTTAAATGAAGGTGAAATTGATCTAAATTCTTTTCAACATCAAATTTTCCTGGATTCTTACAACAAAGACCACGGAACAGACTTAGTCCCTATTGGGGAAACTGTTATTGCACCATTAGGCATTTATTCTGAAAAGATTAAAGATGTAAAAGAACTAAAAAAAGGAGATATTGTGGCCATTCCAAATGATGTTACTAATGGTGGACGCGCGCTTTTATTGCTACAAACAGCCGGCTTAATCAAAGTAGACCCTGCTGCTAAACAAACACCCACAGTTAAAGACATTACCGAAAATAAACTCGATCTTGAAATTAAAGAACTTGATGCTGCTCAAACTGCTCGTGCATTAAGTGACACAACGGTTTCACTCATTAACAGCGGAATGGCTGTCGATGCAGGATTTGTTCCTAATAAAGATGCGATTTTCCTAGAACCAGTAAATGAAACATCAAAACCTTATATCAATATCATTGTTGCCAAGAAAAAGGATAAAGATAATAGCATTTATCAAAAAATCGTTAAAGCTTATCAGTCCCCTGAGACCGTTAAATTACTTGAAAAAACAACTAAAGGTTCCTCTACACCTGTTTGGGAAGATGCTAAAAAATAA
- a CDS encoding amidohydrolase → MKNMTINLIETDLTTELKNGAAEVIALRRYFHQHPEASLKEFETIKRIKAELTKIGIPYESVGETGVLGTIQGGLGEGKTILLRADIDALELADAKDVPYKSVHPGLNHACGHDGHTAALLGATKLLKSHQSEFSGTIKLAFQQAEEIGAGARQFVEGNFVQNVDQVFGLHLDSSVDVGKLVTTKGATNASCDIFKLTIKGESGHAARPDLGRDALLTAAAITVELQSIVAREVSPLDNAVVAVGVLNAGTRYNIIANEASLEGTVRTFSHETRHFVLDAVKRIATDVAKAHRTSLSFENYNAAAPLINHPVATHFAEQIANDMVGAENVITDNPKSLGADDFADFLAVSEGVYARVGTRNPENPDTWYGHHHENFDIDERSLVLATEFHVRYALNYLQK, encoded by the coding sequence ATGAAAAATATGACAATCAATTTAATTGAAACAGACTTAACAACTGAATTAAAAAATGGTGCTGCTGAAGTTATCGCATTACGTCGATATTTCCATCAACACCCCGAAGCAAGTTTAAAAGAATTTGAAACCATTAAACGCATTAAAGCTGAACTTACGAAAATTGGGATTCCATATGAATCAGTTGGTGAGACCGGTGTCCTTGGAACCATTCAAGGTGGACTTGGTGAAGGAAAAACTATTTTGTTACGAGCAGATATTGATGCCCTTGAGTTGGCAGATGCAAAAGATGTTCCTTATAAATCAGTGCATCCAGGTTTAAATCATGCTTGTGGTCACGACGGACATACCGCTGCTTTACTTGGCGCAACGAAATTATTAAAGAGTCACCAATCTGAATTTTCAGGAACCATTAAACTCGCTTTTCAACAAGCCGAAGAAATCGGTGCTGGGGCTAGACAGTTTGTTGAGGGGAATTTTGTTCAAAATGTAGATCAAGTTTTTGGACTCCATTTGGATTCAAGTGTTGACGTTGGCAAACTTGTTACGACTAAAGGAGCTACAAATGCTTCTTGTGATATTTTTAAACTTACGATTAAAGGAGAATCTGGACATGCTGCTAGGCCAGATTTAGGAAGAGACGCACTCTTAACAGCTGCAGCTATTACGGTTGAACTCCAAAGTATTGTGGCTAGAGAAGTCAGCCCCTTAGACAACGCGGTGGTGGCTGTTGGTGTTTTAAATGCTGGCACTCGCTACAATATTATCGCAAATGAAGCTTCGTTAGAAGGAACGGTCCGTACTTTCAGCCACGAAACTCGCCATTTCGTATTAGACGCTGTTAAACGCATTGCAACTGACGTAGCGAAGGCTCACCGCACCTCTTTAAGCTTTGAAAATTATAATGCAGCAGCTCCCTTGATTAATCACCCTGTTGCAACCCATTTTGCTGAACAGATTGCGAATGATATGGTTGGTGCTGAAAATGTGATTACTGATAACCCGAAAAGTTTAGGAGCCGACGATTTTGCCGATTTTCTAGCCGTTAGTGAAGGAGTCTACGCACGTGTTGGAACTAGAAATCCTGAAAATCCTGACACTTGGTATGGTCATCACCATGAAAATTTTGATATTGATGAACGAAGTTTAGTTTTAGCAACAGAATTTCACGTTCGATACGCTCTTAATTATTTACAAAAATAA
- the mgsA gene encoding methylglyoxal synthase, with the protein MNIALIAHDRKKKLMIELTTAYREILKEHTLYATGTTGLRIIEETGLAVHRFKSGPLGGDQQIGALISEDKIDMVIFLRDPLAAQPHEPDVTALIRLSDVYEIPLATNIGTGEILLRGLGAGFADWRTITNEVETKILDI; encoded by the coding sequence ATGAATATTGCATTAATTGCGCATGACCGTAAAAAAAAGCTGATGATTGAATTAACAACGGCTTATCGAGAAATATTAAAAGAGCATACTCTTTATGCAACTGGTACAACTGGTTTGAGAATTATTGAAGAAACTGGATTAGCCGTTCATCGATTTAAATCAGGCCCATTAGGAGGCGACCAACAAATCGGTGCTCTGATTTCAGAAGATAAGATCGATATGGTGATTTTTTTAAGAGATCCATTAGCAGCCCAGCCTCATGAACCTGATGTGACTGCATTAATTCGATTAAGTGACGTTTACGAGATTCCGTTAGCAACCAATATCGGCACTGGAGAAATATTATTAAGAGGTTTGGGAGCAGGATTTGCAGATTGGCGAACGATAACCAATGAGGTTGAAACTAAAATTTTAGACATTTAA
- a CDS encoding NUDIX hydrolase, with product MVHKKHFGVYGVAYANGHLLCIKKKIGPYKNRFDLPGGSQKESEGLTETLVREIMEETGYGVSNYGHSRCYDVFIEDNSTDDIIHHIFVLYTIKVIKKYDKLPEPTHETNDSAGPIWVEISDLSAENVSPLVVKVIEELKGELDERVFDAKKYKNWVVSKD from the coding sequence ATGGTTCATAAAAAGCATTTTGGTGTGTATGGTGTGGCTTATGCGAATGGACACTTATTATGTATCAAGAAAAAAATAGGTCCATATAAGAATCGATTTGATCTGCCAGGAGGGAGTCAAAAGGAAAGTGAAGGCCTAACAGAAACATTAGTTAGAGAAATAATGGAAGAGACAGGATACGGTGTGAGTAATTATGGACATTCTAGATGCTATGATGTCTTTATAGAGGATAATAGTACGGATGACATCATCCATCATATATTCGTGCTTTACACGATCAAAGTAATAAAAAAATATGACAAGCTCCCTGAACCTACCCATGAAACTAATGATTCAGCAGGTCCGATTTGGGTAGAAATTAGCGATTTATCAGCAGAGAATGTGTCTCCTCTAGTGGTAAAAGTAATAGAAGAATTAAAAGGTGAATTGGATGAAAGAGTATTCGATGCAAAAAAATATAAAAATTGGGTAGTTAGTAAGGATTAA
- a CDS encoding MFS transporter, with protein sequence MRKNPYFPTVMSLYINYILQGMAAIILAQNMVPLMKQFGTTAAGMSLVISSIGLGRILILYFAGRMSDKFGRKRIVLMGMASYVVFFGGILISNSIWIASFFTLFAGFANALLDTGTYPALMEAYPDSSGFMSVLNKAFISAGQFILPILVGVLLTNQFYYGISFILCLGVICANLVFMSQQKFPALGTVAKEKQQTPVIHLNGKPKFWLEGTALILFGFTSVSTFNIIVLWLPQYAEEIAGMVKSNSLMLISLYSVGSLVSVFLTAFIVKKWVQPILVILSCTLASFLVLVFVLIFPTEVGASIAAFGIGLFSSGGIWQLALTLLLQLFPRNKGQMTSYYTLMTSFSVMLIPLITGNLSEVNIKLVMIFNAGVTLVGFLLAILVYVRYQRLHRIEEADVLVGNETIEY encoded by the coding sequence ATGCGTAAAAATCCTTATTTTCCAACGGTCATGTCTTTGTATATTAATTATATCTTACAAGGAATGGCGGCCATTATTTTAGCACAAAATATGGTACCATTAATGAAGCAATTTGGTACGACGGCTGCGGGTATGTCTTTGGTAATCTCTTCAATCGGTTTAGGTCGCATTTTGATTTTATACTTTGCTGGACGAATGTCAGATAAATTTGGTCGCAAACGGATTGTTTTAATGGGAATGGCGAGTTATGTTGTTTTTTTTGGAGGTATATTAATCAGCAATTCTATTTGGATTGCAAGTTTTTTTACCTTGTTTGCAGGCTTTGCTAATGCTTTATTGGACACTGGAACTTATCCAGCTTTGATGGAAGCATACCCTGATTCTAGTGGTTTTATGAGTGTTTTAAATAAGGCTTTTATTTCAGCAGGTCAATTTATTTTGCCAATTCTAGTAGGGGTATTATTAACAAATCAATTTTATTATGGCATCAGTTTTATTTTATGTTTAGGAGTGATTTGTGCTAATCTAGTATTTATGTCGCAACAGAAATTCCCAGCTCTTGGAACTGTGGCGAAAGAGAAGCAACAGACTCCTGTTATTCATCTAAACGGAAAACCAAAATTTTGGTTAGAAGGCACTGCGCTTATCTTGTTTGGTTTTACTTCAGTATCGACATTTAATATTATTGTCCTGTGGTTGCCACAGTATGCAGAGGAAATTGCCGGAATGGTGAAAAGCAATTCTTTAATGCTGATCAGCCTATACAGCGTTGGATCATTAGTATCTGTTTTTCTGACAGCTTTTATTGTAAAAAAATGGGTGCAACCGATTCTTGTTATTTTAAGCTGTACATTGGCTTCTTTTTTAGTGTTAGTATTTGTTCTCATTTTCCCAACAGAAGTAGGCGCGAGTATTGCAGCATTTGGCATTGGGCTATTCTCGTCAGGTGGTATTTGGCAACTGGCATTGACGTTGTTGCTACAGTTATTTCCAAGGAACAAAGGGCAGATGACAAGTTACTATACTTTAATGACTTCATTTTCAGTGATGCTGATTCCTTTGATTACTGGGAATTTGAGTGAAGTAAATATAAAACTTGTCATGATTTTCAATGCAGGTGTCACGTTAGTGGGCTTTTTATTAGCGATACTTGTTTATGTTAGGTACCAAAGATTGCATCGAATAGAAGAAGCTGATGTGCTAGTTGGAAATGAAACAATTGAGTATTGA